One window of Chamaesiphon minutus PCC 6605 genomic DNA carries:
- a CDS encoding MAPEG family protein: MPYIQAMTIPLWGLVVFIGWTIAIVCLLLTVRIRHLAAGGAAQDFGTPQNEKNLFWRLYRVQSNLVENLPLYLGVVFLLTVRGISGTAIDALVIAYILFRLIHSAIHIAGLNPMSRVIFLVSQFVCLIALTQHLASYDRRKI; the protein is encoded by the coding sequence ATGCCATATATTCAAGCAATGACGATTCCGCTTTGGGGATTAGTGGTTTTTATCGGCTGGACGATCGCCATCGTCTGTCTCCTGCTAACAGTTAGAATTCGACACTTAGCAGCGGGTGGTGCGGCGCAAGATTTCGGCACCCCTCAAAATGAAAAAAATTTATTCTGGCGACTATATCGAGTTCAATCTAACTTGGTTGAAAATTTGCCGTTGTATTTAGGGGTAGTGTTCTTGTTGACGGTGCGAGGGATTTCTGGAACGGCGATTGATGCTCTAGTTATTGCATACATTTTGTTTCGGTTAATCCACTCAGCGATCCATATTGCGGGATTGAATCCAATGTCTAGAGTAATATTTTTAGTGAGTCAGTTCGTTTGTCTAATTGCATTAACACAGCACTTGGCAAGTTACGATCGAAGAAAAATATGA
- a CDS encoding AAA family ATPase, which produces MTATLHLLHGFTGAGKTTFARKLERELSALRFTPDEWIVQLYGHNPPEENFLEYYNRVTDLIWQLTMQVLQSDRDVILDFGFWSRSARDEARSKAQVAGANVKLYSISCSEEIMHKRVLKRSAQLPTGALLIDENAIELFKASFESLDEDESHTIVHSDAR; this is translated from the coding sequence ATGACGGCAACTCTTCACCTCTTACATGGTTTTACAGGAGCAGGTAAAACAACTTTTGCTCGAAAACTCGAACGCGAACTTTCCGCGCTACGATTTACCCCTGATGAATGGATCGTCCAACTTTATGGGCACAACCCGCCAGAGGAAAACTTTTTAGAATATTACAATCGCGTGACGGATTTAATCTGGCAATTGACAATGCAAGTCTTACAATCGGATCGAGATGTTATCTTAGATTTTGGCTTTTGGAGTCGCTCCGCTCGCGATGAAGCACGTTCAAAAGCTCAAGTAGCAGGTGCTAATGTCAAACTCTATTCGATCTCATGCTCTGAAGAAATTATGCACAAACGAGTACTCAAACGTAGTGCCCAATTACCCACAGGTGCCTTGCTAATTGATGAAAATGCAATTGAACTATTTAAAGCAAGTTTTGAATCACTAGATGAAGATGAGTCGCATACCATCGTTCATTCCGATGCTCGATAA
- a CDS encoding SDR family oxidoreductase encodes MNRLQGKRLLITGGTTGIGLETAKQFLLEGARVVITGQNPDTLAQAQQELGKEVIVIESDAGRVDEQQRLVAKIERVFGQIDGVSINAGIAIFQPIEQWDEAAFDRQIAVNFKGPYFLIQSLLPILANPTSIVLNTSINAHIGMPNSSVYSASKAAMISLAKTLSGELIERGIRVNAVSPGPIATPILGKSGLPAEAILQVAEMLRAQIPLKRFGDPIEIAKAVVFLISDESSFMLGSEMIIDGGTSTL; translated from the coding sequence ATGAATCGTTTACAAGGAAAGCGGCTACTAATTACGGGTGGTACGACAGGAATTGGATTGGAAACAGCCAAGCAATTTTTGTTAGAAGGTGCGCGGGTGGTTATTACTGGACAGAATCCAGATACATTAGCTCAAGCCCAGCAAGAACTGGGTAAAGAGGTAATTGTTATCGAGAGCGATGCAGGTCGAGTTGACGAACAACAGCGATTAGTAGCAAAAATCGAACGAGTTTTTGGTCAGATTGATGGTGTATCTATTAATGCTGGAATTGCTATTTTTCAACCGATCGAGCAGTGGGATGAAGCAGCATTCGATCGCCAAATTGCAGTTAACTTCAAAGGCCCCTATTTTCTGATTCAAAGCTTATTACCAATTTTGGCAAATCCCACATCGATCGTTCTAAATACTTCAATTAATGCTCATATTGGGATGCCCAACTCTAGCGTCTATAGTGCGAGTAAGGCGGCAATGATTTCACTCGCAAAAACTTTGTCTGGCGAACTAATCGAGCGCGGGATTCGGGTTAACGCAGTCAGTCCAGGGCCGATAGCTACACCAATACTCGGCAAGTCCGGTTTGCCAGCAGAGGCGATCCTTCAGGTTGCCGAGATGCTTCGCGCTCAGATCCCATTAAAACGGTTTGGCGATCCGATCGAAATAGCCAAGGCAGTGGTGTTCCTTATCTCTGACGAATCATCTTTCATGCTGGGTAGCGAGATGATTATTGATGGGGGTACGAGCACTTTATAG
- a CDS encoding AraC family transcriptional regulator: MRLPTTSAKTLDYRQANASDPFVPNPAVLASSGWDSLHVELHHQPQFEVAEHQHTMHVIACGLPTSLSASEFSIGDRWLAGKRETERRQLGDIAIIPAGIAHRCNWNTTVQFGILAIEPTLLQHIGQDWINTDKIELRPQFMSERDDLIQSMFVTLSAEAATGGIGSHLLIDSLRTTLAIHLLRNYCTTLPRLSSYADGLSAAKLVLVKDYINTHLDLDLKLTELSAIAQISPYHFLRLFKKNVGITPHQYILQQRIDRAKYLLQSTTLDISEIAFRVGFCDSSHLTRCFKSILGKTPSQWRQL, translated from the coding sequence ATGAGATTACCAACAACATCCGCAAAAACGCTCGATTACCGTCAAGCAAATGCTTCAGATCCATTCGTGCCAAATCCGGCTGTTCTAGCTAGCTCCGGCTGGGATAGTCTCCATGTCGAACTCCATCATCAACCCCAGTTTGAGGTTGCCGAACATCAACATACGATGCACGTTATCGCTTGTGGGTTGCCAACTTCACTATCTGCTAGTGAATTTTCCATCGGCGATCGCTGGTTGGCTGGCAAGCGGGAAACAGAGCGGCGACAATTGGGCGATATTGCCATTATTCCCGCCGGAATCGCCCATCGCTGCAATTGGAATACCACTGTGCAGTTTGGCATTTTAGCCATCGAACCCACACTACTTCAACATATCGGTCAAGACTGGATAAATACCGATAAAATCGAGCTAAGACCTCAGTTTATGAGCGAACGAGACGATCTAATTCAAAGCATGTTTGTTACTTTGAGTGCGGAAGCAGCAACGGGTGGAATCGGCAGCCATTTACTCATAGATAGCCTCAGAACGACGTTAGCAATTCATTTACTTCGCAACTATTGTACGACATTACCAAGGCTTTCGAGCTATGCTGATGGGCTATCTGCTGCCAAATTAGTGTTGGTAAAGGATTATATTAATACACATCTAGATCTAGATTTGAAACTAACTGAGTTGAGTGCAATCGCCCAAATTAGCCCGTATCATTTCTTACGTTTATTTAAGAAAAATGTGGGAATCACACCACATCAATACATTTTACAGCAGCGGATCGATCGAGCAAAATACCTATTGCAATCCACCACTCTAGATATTTCCGAGATTGCATTCAGGGTGGGCTTTTGCGATTCCAGTCATCTCACTCGATGTTTTAAAAGCATCCTGGGCAAGACACCTAGTCAATGGCGACAACTCTAA
- the aac(6') gene encoding aminoglycoside 6'-N-acetyltransferase, whose protein sequence is MKIVNIGQDDFNEWLDLAVKLWPDYSSIEMQVILTEILDSDREVAFLVRDELGKAIAFMNLSLRYEYVPEATRSPVGYIEGIYVKDEYRHQGVGKALVNYAEQWALAQGCIELASDALVDNTASHEFHSKTGFREAERTVFFIKQLK, encoded by the coding sequence ATGAAAATTGTTAATATCGGGCAGGATGATTTTAATGAGTGGCTAGATCTGGCAGTAAAACTTTGGCCGGATTATTCATCGATCGAAATGCAAGTCATTCTAACTGAAATTTTAGATTCCGATCGTGAGGTAGCATTTCTCGTTCGCGACGAGCTTGGCAAAGCAATCGCATTTATGAATCTTTCGCTGCGATATGAATACGTTCCAGAGGCAACACGGAGTCCCGTAGGTTATATTGAAGGCATCTACGTCAAAGATGAATATCGCCACCAAGGTGTAGGCAAGGCACTGGTTAATTATGCCGAGCAATGGGCATTGGCGCAGGGGTGTATCGAACTTGCCTCGGATGCGTTAGTTGACAACACGGCAAGTCATGAGTTTCATTCCAAGACTGGATTCCGAGAAGCGGAACGCACCGTGTTTTTTATTAAACAGCTCAAATGA
- a CDS encoding GFA family protein: MKTPFTGGCMCGAIRYECSAEPIAMGLCHCQDCQRATGSAFAAAVMLPRSAVLVS; encoded by the coding sequence ATGAAAACACCATTTACTGGGGGTTGTATGTGTGGCGCAATCCGCTATGAATGTTCGGCAGAACCGATCGCAATGGGGCTATGCCATTGTCAAGATTGTCAGCGAGCCACAGGGAGTGCTTTTGCTGCTGCGGTGATGTTACCTCGCAGTGCTGTCCTCGTTTCTTAG
- a CDS encoding VOC family protein — MIDHTGINVSNFENSKEFYTKALAPLGYQLSKEFGDAIAGFGIEGELDFWMIRGEVNTPRIHIAFRAQTREMVQAFHTAALAIGGRDNGAPGLRPQYHSNYYAAFVLDPDGHNIEAVCHIPI; from the coding sequence ATGATTGACCATACAGGCATAAATGTTAGCAATTTTGAGAATAGTAAAGAGTTTTATACCAAGGCTTTAGCTCCGTTGGGTTATCAATTAAGCAAAGAATTTGGCGATGCTATTGCAGGTTTTGGGATCGAGGGAGAACTAGATTTCTGGATGATCCGGGGAGAAGTTAACACACCGAGAATTCATATTGCTTTTCGTGCTCAAACCCGCGAAATGGTTCAAGCATTCCATACAGCAGCTTTAGCAATCGGCGGTCGAGATAATGGTGCGCCAGGTTTACGTCCTCAATATCACTCCAATTATTATGCTGCCTTTGTTTTAGATCCAGATGGACATAACATTGAGGCTGTTTGTCACATCCCGATTTAA